TTGAATCAAAATCCACGCTCGGTGTGTGGAAAACTGGAATCGAAAGGTTGGACTTTTAAGGCGCCACGGCATAGATTAGGCTAAATGTAGCAGGTATATTATTAGAATTATTATTAATTCCATTATACAAACGTACGCACATATACAGACCACCACTATTACTTGCCCTTCCCGTACGCGATCTCTATATATTTATCGAAAGGTAGTGTCGTCTCTGCATAAATACACATATAATATATTTACACACCGGCAAGCGATCGCTCTGAGTGGCATCCGAGGCATTGCTTCTTGCCCGTCGTTGACTTCCTCATTTTCGGCTCACTTTTCACGATCGTAGGAAAATTcacaccacacacgcacaACGCTCATCCCCGATCACCCGATCACCCGATCTTTCTCTTGCATCTCGCACATTCTTCGAATGCACTGCCGACCACTGTAAGCAACAGGAAACCAGGATATACCAAAAACAGTGGAAAACGACGGAAGCGGAAAGCGCGGTAGGAAAAGTGTGTCCGCGGTCCGTGGGAGCTCTCCGGCGGGCGGAGGAAAGcacaaaatcaaatcaaaacactagCATTAGCGGGTGCGCAGGGCAGTGTGAGTGTGTTTATAGCTAGGTTTATTGTACATTTGGTTCCGATTTCCACGCTTTGTTCACGTTAACCGCGTGTGTGGCTCGATCCAGGGGCTCGATCGGCCGGCCGCACGGCAGAAGTTTAGGAAAATTAGGCAAAAACTATTCAaacacccaacccaacccaggAGGGCCACAAAGTGTATCGATCGATCTGTCTCCagttcttccttcctttctgGCTTTACGTAATCGCCGGGCCCGATTTCCCGGGGGGCCCAAAGGCGGCGGAAACAATCTGAAAAAGCACGAAATATAAGATACAACTCTGAATTCTCACAACTACAAAAAACGGGCTCACTAGTGTACCAAACATCCGAAAAGGTTTAATGGCCAAAAGGCAGCGGTTAAAATGCACCATCGAACGGGTAAGTAATGCGaattaaaatcgaaatgcGAAAGAAAGATCGATCGGTGCCCACTAGGGGGATCGATCACGCACCCAGAGCTTGCTCCTACGAATACCAGCTCATGGAACCCTGTTATTTTCTGGGCAAAATCTACACCGGTCAAAACACGAGTTCGTCGTGCCGCGCTCAGGGTTCGCCGCGCTACCTACGGCGCGTCATGCTACCCTGTTACTTTTTTCGAGGCATTTTACTCGCGCGGTTTCGAGCGTTTGAGGCGCTGCTCGCTATTTTCGCAAACTGGTTGGCGAAactatctttttttttgtattcaaaTTTCTTTCGTCCGCTCGATGCAAAGGAAAAGGCGAAGCAATAGAAGTGAGCATACGTTCTTTCTCGTTTTATTTCATAATGTTTCGTTCTCGTGTAGTTCCCTCGATTATTTCCACTTTGCGATCTTTAACGTTTCTTTCGCACCCGCCCGTTTACGGAGACGGGGGTTCCGCGGTCGCTGCATACCTTGGAAAGCCTAGTGCTTGCGCAAAACGGAGCGCAGCCCCCTAGCTGGCCTCGACCATGATCGTGGTTCGCTTGAAGAGATCGAGCGTGAGTGTGCTGAGAAACGCGGGCATCGAACCGTGCGTGCCGAGCTGCCCGTCGACCTGCTCCTGTAGTGTCTGGCCGTAGCGCGAGGCCAGCATGTTCAGCTTGCCGCTCGTCTCGTCCAGGTGGAAGTTTAGATAGTCTTCCTCGCTATCCGCGTACATGCTCGTGATGCGGTAGTTTTTGTTGCTAACCCGATCGACCCGGTAGCCGAACAGCAGGTAGCAGACCTCGCGGAACTCGAGCGCCGCGCTCAGATACTTGTCCTTCGTCTGCTGGTTCTTCTCCTCCAGCATCAGGACCATCGCCCGCAGATTGTTCAGCTCCATCACGTTCAGCGTCATGTTGCTGTTCGAAACGGTCGCCTCCGCCTGCCCACCGTCGTCCGTCGTGGTGCCCCGCTCGAGCGCCCGAATGCGTGACCGCAACCGCTCGATCTCCGCTTGCAGCTTCTCCACGGACGTTCGGTGCAGCTCAAACGCGGCCTCGGCCGGACTTTCCGTGAGCCGCACGATCCGCACATTCATCCGCGCACGCAACTGGTCTATCTCCAGCTCCAGTTCTTGCTTGCGCCGACGCACCATGTCGTTCTCTTCGCGCAACGAATCAATCTCCTTGCGCAGCTTTTGGTACTGCTCGTTGGTCAGTGTGTTGCAGACTACTGGAATGGCAGGCGATTAGCGAACCGTTTTTTAGCGAAAATCGCGGCAGGATTACTTACCACCCTCAGACGACGATTTCTCCGACTCCAGCTTCTGGAGGACCTCTTGGTAGTTGGCGAGCACTTTCTCGAGGTTCTTGATCCGCTCCTGCAGCTGTTGCGTGTCTTGTCCTACGGCGATGGACTGATTTACTGCAAAGAAAATAACCAAACGACGGAATTAGTACCACGGATCGGTCGCTGGGGCAGCCCCATACTTGTCAGATCCTTCTCGTAGCTGTCGATCAACTGCTTCATGTAGTCCCGCTCGCCGATGATCAACCCGAGCTTCCGTTGAGCGCGCTGCAGCACCATCTGGTAGTGCTTCAGACTACGCTTGTATTCGGCCAACTGGCCTTCGAGCCCTTCGTTCTCCGCGCGCAGCTTGCCGATCGCCTCATGGGCTTTCTGTTGTgccgccatcaccaccgacTGTTCGCTCGTTAGGATCACGTCCTTCTGCAGTACCGCGGCAATGTGTCTCCGGATGGCGGCCGGTGTCGGAGTGGTCACCCCGTTCACTGCTTCCTTCGGTGAGTAATCGAGTCCAAGCTGCCGCCAGTCGCGCAACTCGCTCTCCAGCTCTTTCACGCGCAGTTCCAGTGCCACCGTTTCGCCCTCGCGCTGGGTGAAGCGATCGAGCCGTGTCTGTAGGGTGGCCACCTGCTCCTCGAGCAGCAGCTTATTGCCGATCAGGCCGCGCAAGTTCTTGAGTTCCTCCTTGAGGCGCGCGTTCTCGCGCTCAAGGTCGGCACAGTTGGCCAACCGTGACGTGGACACCTCGGACAGCTTTTTCCAGTCCTCGTAGCTGCCGACCTCGTACTCGAGGTTCTTGACACGTGACTCCGCCTCCTCGGCCCGCATCACCGCCTCATCCAGCTCGCGCTTCGTCTGATCGTATGCGTCCGCCTTCGACTGCAGCGTGTCGTTGATTTCACGCGTCGCATCCAGCTCCTCCTGGACCGCCGCCAGTGATTCGCCCAGCTCCATCACCTTGCCGCGGAGATCGCTGATCTCGCCATTCAGCGAGCCCATGTCACAGTTGTACCGCGCCTCCAGATTCTTGATCTGGCTGTGCAACCCAAACTGCTGATCGTCGGCTGTCTGCTtcagttgattgaattgattaCGTGCTTTCACGAGTTCCTCCCGGGCCGCGTGTTCCCGCTTCCGCACCGCCGACAGGTGCTTCTCCAGGTCGGTCACTTTGTTCGTGGCGTGCGACAGCTCCTGCTGGAGGGACGATATTTTGTGCTGATTGCGTAGCTGCGTCGTGGCCATCTCCGTGTTTTGATGCTCGATCTCTTTCTTCAGCACGGTGATCTGGAATGAAAGCAATCGAAGGAAACCGTTGAACCGTTTGTGTGGCCCGTTTTAGCAACGACCGATTCCTACCCTTGAGCGTGCCTCGATCAGATCGGCCTTCATGCGGCGCGTTTCCCACGGGCTCTGGACGATCTGGGTGGAGCGCGCGGTCGACGAGAAGGATTCGCCACTGACGTTGTTGAGTGTATCGTTCGCTAGACCGCTCGTCCCCAGGCCGGAAAGACGCCTCTTTTTGCGATctgaaagcgaaacgaaaactgtGTGACTGGAATGcgggaacacaaaacaaactcaGTCACCGGGGCGCGTAGTTTACTCACTAATCTCGAACGACGAGTTGGAATCGAAGTGGTACCGGCTGTTCATGTTGGTCGGCGAGATGGACGCCGAAAGGCCGTACGCATCGTCACCATCGCCCGTTCCCGTGGCGTTCGATTCCATGGTGACCGTTTCGGAGAAGGTGCTTAGGGAAGGCGTTCACTCTGAAACACTAACTTTCCAATAACATGAAGCACACCGCAACAAACACGCTATCACGCTATCCGCGTTTGCCTGCGAAACAATTGTGGCCACGATGGTCACTGGAATACGGCGAAGAGAAAGCCGGCTTGTAAATGCACCGAAAATAGGAATCAATCACAAAGGAATGAACgtagaaaacatgaaaacggCCCAAAAACCCGGTGTGCGCTTCACTTCGCACACGAACGCTTGCTTCGTTTTCCAACTGACGTTTGACAGTTTGTCGGTTTGACAGCGATGCACGCTACCGGCTGCGTACGTTGCTTCTTGCCAACGCAGCCTACACGGGGCGGGCATTTGAACGCCCGAAACCGTTGCCATTTAGAATATTGAGCATTGTTGCCTGCAACCGGGAAAAACCGGGATTTGCAATACAACTATAGTACGAGATGACCCTGTAAAAGATAAATGTGTGCGTTAAATTCTTCACTAGTCTCGCCTACATTAAAGCGTCGCATGAGCGCCCACGCGATACACATCGATGCGTCCACTAAATTAAACGAATATTGCCTGCTTCGCCCGACGTGTACTCCAACATAAAAGGTCCCCTGGTCACCAATCAATTCAGGTGGTCAATTCAGGAAATTcccaacaaaccaaacaaatgaataCGAGAACCGCAGGACACAAGGCAGGCACCGTGTCCCGGGAAACGGCGGAATGCGAAATCAGAGCCTCGTCGCACTCGGAATTCTCTGTCTGGCGGTTCGACGCAAGCACCCGCGTCGTGCAGCGTCGCGCTCCGTTCGCGctgaaatgtttattaaaatgCTGATAATAATCcgatttgaaatttaattttcgatAAGCCAAAGCGATAGACACCGGCCCTCCCCCCGTCCTGCCAGAGCTAGTGTATGGGAGCGCTCGGGAGCACtgaatgtttttt
The nucleotide sequence above comes from Anopheles bellator chromosome 1, idAnoBellAS_SP24_06.2, whole genome shotgun sequence. Encoded proteins:
- the LOC131216046 gene encoding mitotic spindle assembly checkpoint protein MAD1 isoform X2 — encoded protein: MESNATGTGDGDDAYGLSASISPTNMNSRYHFDSNSSFEINRKKRRLSGLGTSGLANDTLNNVSGESFSSTARSTQIVQSPWETRRMKADLIEARSRITVLKKEIEHQNTEMATTQLRNQHKISSLQQELSHATNKVTDLEKHLSAVRKREHAAREELVKARNQFNQLKQTADDQQFGLHSQIKNLEARYNCDMGSLNGEISDLRGKVMELGESLAAVQEELDATREINDTLQSKADAYDQTKRELDEAVMRAEEAESRVKNLEYEVGSYEDWKKLSEVSTSRLANCADLERENARLKEELKNLRGLIGNKLLLEEQVATLQTRLDRFTQREGETVALELRVKELESELRDWRQLGLDYSPKEAVNGVTTPTPAAIRRHIAAVLQKDVILTSEQSVVMAAQQKAHEAIGKLRAENEGLEGQLAEYKRSLKHYQMVLQRAQRKLGLIIGERDYMKQLIDSYEKDLTINQSIAVGQDTQQLQERIKNLEKVLANYQEVLQKLESEKSSSEGVCNTLTNEQYQKLRKEIDSLREENDMVRRRKQELELEIDQLRARMNVRIVRLTESPAEAAFELHRTSVEKLQAEIERLRSRIRALERGTTTDDGGQAEATVSNSNMTLNVMELNNLRAMVLMLEEKNQQTKDKYLSAALEFREVCYLLFGYRVDRVSNKNYRITSMYADSEEDYLNFHLDETSGKLNMLASRYGQTLQEQVDGQLGTHGSMPAFLSTLTLDLFKRTTIMVEAS
- the LOC131216046 gene encoding mitotic spindle assembly checkpoint protein MAD1 isoform X1, with the protein product MESNATGTGDGDDAYGLSASISPTNMNSRYHFDSNSSFEINRKKRRLSGLGTSGLANDTLNNVSGESFSSTARSTQIVQSPWETRRMKADLIEARSRITVLKKEIEHQNTEMATTQLRNQHKISSLQQELSHATNKVTDLEKHLSAVRKREHAAREELVKARNQFNQLKQTADDQQFGLHSQIKNLEARYNCDMGSLNGEISDLRGKVMELGESLAAVQEELDATREINDTLQSKADAYDQTKRELDEAVMRAEEAESRVKNLEYEVGSYEDWKKLSEVSTSRLANCADLERENARLKEELKNLRGLIGNKLLLEEQVATLQTRLDRFTQREGETVALELRVKELESELRDWRQLGLDYSPKEAVNGVTTPTPAAIRRHIAAVLQKDVILTSEQSVVMAAQQKAHEAIGKLRAENEGLEGQLAEYKRSLKHYQMVLQRAQRKLGLIIGERDYMKQLIDSYEKDLTINQSIAVGQDTQQLQERIKNLEKVLANYQEVLQKLESEKSSSEGVVCNTLTNEQYQKLRKEIDSLREENDMVRRRKQELELEIDQLRARMNVRIVRLTESPAEAAFELHRTSVEKLQAEIERLRSRIRALERGTTTDDGGQAEATVSNSNMTLNVMELNNLRAMVLMLEEKNQQTKDKYLSAALEFREVCYLLFGYRVDRVSNKNYRITSMYADSEEDYLNFHLDETSGKLNMLASRYGQTLQEQVDGQLGTHGSMPAFLSTLTLDLFKRTTIMVEAS